ATCACTGTCTCCTACAAGAACAGAACTAAAACTCAGTAAATGTTTCAGACAAAGATCTTTTcgaacaagaacaacaatgGAGCTAGAGAATTCACCATTTCAAGAACTTCTTTTCTAGAGTAAGCTTTATCAGAAATAAGAATCAAATCTCCGACAACAGGGACAGAAACTTCTTCATATTTGCAAGCTAAGAGCATAGAAACCAAACCAACCAGCTGAAGTTTCTTCCTCACAACTGTTTTTTGCGACAAGAATCTGTCTATCAGATTCACAGTGAGAAACAATGTTTCTCCGATGAGATCAAACTTGTCGTGCACCTCTATAAGCCAGTCGATCAGTATAGCTctcattttctcattaatgtcGAATTGTTTCGTCATGTAATTCGGGGAAACACAGCTCGAATTCTGCACCAGACAAAGTTTAAAAAGCTCTAAGATGAACAGATCATTCTTTAAAAATGGCAGCCTAGATCCACAGCCAATTTACCTCTAGTTTTCTGTAGTGTGCATAGAGATCATCGACATAATCGACAACGGCAAGCGGGTTTGTGGAATCGACACCATCGATATCAATTACCGGGTCGTCATGTTCATCTGTGATATCCTCCATTTCAACCTCCGCCTAGATTACAGAAGATCGAACATGAAATTTGAACATAAAAACTGTCTGAATTGCTGTTGGGGGATTGGGGTTTCTTACCATTTGGGTTGCTTCCTGAGACAATGATGATGGTTCTGGTTTCTCCAAGAACATGGGAACTGGATGATCATTTTCTAGTGTTTTGCAATCCTCGTCTACAAATATGGAATGTCCAAACGCATTTGAGTTTGAAAGAAATGAGTTAGGCTTATTAGTTCCCTGCCCAAGATAAACAAATCATAAAGATCCATTATCAAAAGGCGTCTGGTTCCTTAAAAAACAGAGCACAAAGAACAGAGTGTGTTTTACTTGTGGCTGATGAAGCTGTTGACTACTAGCAATCTGAGCTGCAAACTTCCTGTAAAAgcaacattttcaaatttcaaaacaaacccttttccatttttcatttggaagattcaaaatccaaacaaaaccCACCTCGTAATCGGTCTATGAAATGGATCAACCTGCTTTTTCTCATAGATTTCTTGCTTCCTAAgtaagaaaaagggaaagttcaTCGAAATCCTCaccaaattcaaaaacaaaacatgaaaCTCCAAGGATTCAAATGATATATACCCTGAGAGAGCTCTCTTGTTAACAACACAAGGGTAAGCTTGATAATTCTGATTGATATCATTAAGAGCTCTTCGATTATTAGTTCTACTAATCTCCTGCCCAAAAGCCCTCCCTCTGTTCTCCAACCCTCCTCCTAAAACCGCCATTCACAGACCCAAAATCAGCAAAAGGTAAAGACAAAACACAAATTGGGAAGGAGATTCTGCAAAGGAAGCAAACCTGGAAGAAACCCAGTGGGTTTGATCATCAAGTTGGGATTGTTCTCGTCGGAAAACGCCATTGATTCCGGTGAACAGAGAACAGAAACAGCCCCAGAACGAAGAAGGAGATGGTGGAAGCAAAATCTGTCAAAACGGGGAAATGGGTAAGCTTAAAACCAGCATCTACAAGGAGTCAGTGAGAGAGGAGGGGGTTTAATGGAGAGGGTATTTGTCTAGAAAAGGCATATTAATTAGACGCCATGGTGTTTTCAAAAGCAACGGCTAGTCAGTGTAATATGACCGTTGGATGTTGGGGGCGTGGGTTGGCCGATGCGAAAAAGAGAAGACTTTCACTCAGGGTTTGTCCGAACAACGGTCACCTGAgctgtttcaattttttttccctttgccTTTCTTTGGCACGTGCCTgccccttttcatttttaccgcatttcatttcaaatttaactcactttttttttttattttttttattaaattacaaattagaTTCTCTTCGATTTCGTCCATTTTTAAAGttctattcaattttgttcgGGTTAAGCTTAAATTCATTTTGGTCTATATCATCGGGTTAAATCTCATAACTATTTACGAGACTAAAATGACACTAGAACGTCCATTTGTGAAGTTTGACCAACTAAGTTATAGTGATCAAATTGAAACTAATTTCAACTCACGAGCTTACTTAGCCGAAAATGGGTTGAGGAATAGGCTTTGGGACATTTGGTGCAATGATTCTAACACTAATGGCACGAGAATCTTAGCATTTCTCGACAatggtttttcaaaatttttttagtacaacaaGTCAGATGGTTTGAAGATTTGGACTTTTCACTGAAATAATAGTGTATGTCAAATACGGCTGACTTATGCTCATTTTGGTAACTATTCTATAATGTAAAGTGTTCAGACTATccaacccaaatcataaaagttgagttgtgttgggttgaattttttagaaaattgaaaactcgGCTTGATTTACGttgacaaattttaaaataataataaaaaaaaacaaaccccataacccaactcgaaaatagagtgtttgaCCTATTAATGTTTGACCTATTAATGTCGAatgtttctatttttgtaataaaattcTCATATTTCTTATCTTTAATGGCAAAAGAGTAAAGTGGTGTAACTACTTTTGTCTTCTTGTTTCAAATTCTTTGCTATCATTAATGTTTTGACTCATTTGAGTCTTCGTAGACctaattttatatc
This sequence is a window from Cucurbita pepo subsp. pepo cultivar mu-cu-16 chromosome LG19, ASM280686v2, whole genome shotgun sequence. Protein-coding genes within it:
- the LOC111782294 gene encoding G2/mitotic-specific cyclin-2-like — protein: MAFSDENNPNLMIKPTGFLPGGGLENRGRAFGQEISRTNNRRALNDINQNYQAYPCVVNKRALSGKQEIYEKKQVDPFHRPITRKFAAQIASSQQLHQPQGTNKPNSFLSNSNAFGHSIFVDEDCKTLENDHPVPMFLEKPEPSSLSQEATQMAEVEMEDITDEHDDPVIDIDGVDSTNPLAVVDYVDDLYAHYRKLENSSCVSPNYMTKQFDINEKMRAILIDWLIEVHDKFDLIGETLFLTVNLIDRFLSQKTVVRKKLQLVGLVSMLLACKYEEVSVPVVGDLILISDKAYSRKEVLEMETVMLNCLQFNMSVPTPFVFLRRFLKAAQSNKKLELLAFFLIELSLVEYEMLRFPPSLLAAAATYTAQCTLTGVKGWSRTCQWHSSYSEDQLLECSRLMVGFHQRAATGKLTGVHRKYCTSKFNYTAKCEPAHFLLQTLQ